The window AGAGTAGGAGGAAAGGCACTTTTATATTTTGAAATTGTAAGCACAGCTGCTATTGCGATAGGCTTGTTGGTTGCAAATATCTTGAAACCGGGTGAAGGTATGGTGGCGAAAGCGGGCGATACAACCAAAATTGCAGGCTATGCCGAGCAGGCCAAAGAAATGAATTGGGCGGAGTTTTTTTTGCATATCATCCCGCACAATGTAATTGGAGCTTTTGCCGAAGGAAATATTTTGCAGATTCTGTTCTTCGCAATCCTTTTTGGCTATGGCTTAAATAAATTAGGTGGCGACGGAACTGCTGTTTTAAACGCTTTCGACAAAATTTCAAAAGTGCTTTTCAACATCATGAAAGTAGTAATGCGTTTAGCGCCGATTGGTGCTTTCGGCGGCATGGCTTTTAGCATTGGTACACACGGTTTATCAAGTATTTTTGGTATGGCAAAGCTGATGGGTTCTGTATATTTAACCTGTTTCTTGTTCATTTTTGTTATTTTAAATGGTATTTGCCGATATTATAAATTCAGTCTTTGGCAGTATTTAAAATTTATCCGACAGGAAATATTAATTGTTTTAGGAACGTCCTCTTCCGAATCTGCCTTGCCCAGTATGATGCAAAAAATGGAAGCTATCGGTTGCGATAAGTCGGTAGTAGGCTTAGTAATACCCACAGGTTACTCGTTTAATCTAGATGGAACCGCAATTTACCTCGCCATGTCGGTCATCTTTCTTTGTCAGGTTTTTCATGTTGATTTATCAATTGGACAGCAATTAACCATTTTGGCAATCTTAATGGTAACTTCAAAAGGAGCGGCTGGCGTAACAGGTAGTGGTTTTATTGTTCTCGTTTCCACTTTAACGGCTTTAAAGATTATGCCGATCGAACACATTTCAATATTAATTGGCGTTGATCGTTTTATGAGTGAAGCCAGGGCAATTACAAATGTTATTGGTAACGGAATTGCAACCATCGTAATTGCAAAAAGCGAAAATCAATTTGATGAAGCTAAGTATTTAGAGGCTATCAAACCAATCGAAAATTAAATATCAATCTGCTAACTTGTGGCTAACAGGTTAGTTAAATATTAATTTTTTATTTGGGCGTTTTAACACGCTTTCCGCTGTATCTTTTTGGCAGAAAAAGCCAAAAAGGATGCTGCTTCAATCGTTAACGCAAAAGCAATAAGATAACTCAATCAATAAAAACGGATTTTTTTAATCGACATTTAACAACCAAAACCAGAATTACCAGATCCAATAATCATCCTTTTGTAAACTAGAAAAACTATTGGAACAACTTAAACCAAAACTGATAAATTAGCGTATATAGTAATATGAATTCAATCTTGAATAAACTAATTTTAATTTCTACTGTTGCGTTAATGAGTAGCCTAAGCGCCTGTGCGCAAAAGCAGGATAAAAAAGCTAAGGAAACGCAATCTTCAGAACAAATAATACCACAAAAGAAAATGAATTGGAATCCATTAACCCCAGAAGAAGAAAGAGTAATTGTTAATAAAGGTACCGAATATCCAGGTACTGGTAAATACGAACATACAACTGAAAAAGGAACTTATACTTGTAAACGTTGCGATGCAGCCTTATACCGTTCAGAAAGTAAGTTTGATGCGCATTGCGGATGGCCTGCATTTGATGATGAAATTAAAGGTGCAGTTAAGCGTATTCCAGATGCAGATGGATCACGTACAGAAATTGTTTGTTCCAATTGTGGAGCACATTTAGGTCACGTATTTTTAGGAGAGGGATTTACTCAAAAAGACGCTCGTCATTGCGTAAATTCTATCTCCATGAATTTCGTGCCCGATAAAAAATAAGGTGGATATAGTGAGGTTAGGGAGGGGTGTATGACTGTAAGTTGTACACCTTTTTTTTGTCCTGTTTCCGTAAACTAAGCTATTTTATTTTATATTAGAATATGAAAAAGCTCATTTTTTTGATTAATTTTTTAATAGTAGGAAGTTTTTATGCTAAGGCTCAACAAAGCTATAGTAGTTTAATTTTCCTAGCCGATAGTCTATATAAGGCAAAGAATTATCAAGACGCCAATAAAAATTATATTTCAGGTTTTAAGTTAGAACATAAGAATAAGATTGATTTATATAATGCTGGCTGTGCAGCAGCGCTTGCAGGGGATCAAGTAACTGCATTAAAATTTTTAAATCTTAGTGTTAAGCAGGGATGGATTGATATCGACCATCTTAAAAAAGACTCAGATTTAGTTTCGCTACATGACTTAGCGGGATGGAAACAAGTAGTTTCAATTTTGCAAGCTAAAATAGATCAAATGGAAGCGAGTTATAATAAAGAAGCAAAAGTAGCTCTAGAAGAAGCCTATCAAACTGACCAAGATATAAGAATTGAGTTTATTGCCATTCGAAAGAAGGAAAGTAATCAGTCTAAAAAAGCAGATAGTTTATACAAATTGATGATCTATCACGATAGTTTAAACACGATTACAGTAACTAAAATTTTAGATAAATACGGCTGGTTAGGCGAAGATAAAGTTGGAAATAAAGGCAATCTTACTTTATTCTTGGTGGTACAACACGCAAGCCTAGAAACACAGCAAAAATATTTACCAATGTTACGCATGGCGGCTAAAAAGGGTAGAGCAAGATTAAGTTCTTTAGCTTTACTAGAGGATCGGGTTGCCCTAGGTGAAGGTAAGAAACAAATTTACGGTAGTCAGCTGAGTTCCATACCTAATAACCCAAATAAATATTATTTAGCACCACTACTTGATCCGAATAACGTAGATAAAAGAAGGGCTGCTATGGGTATGCAGCCGCTTGCAGATTATATTAAAGCATGGGATATTTTATGGGATATTGAAGAGTATAAAAAACAATTGCCACAATACGAAGAATGGGCAAAAGGAGTAAAAAAATGATCATGTTTATACCGTTAATTCTGTGAATGTGTACTTAGTAATTTACCTATTTTTCCATAAATTACTGATAATAAACTAAATGCTTATATTTGTAGGCTCGATAAACAAAATTTTAGCCTATGAAGTGCCTTCTGTTATTAAGTAGTTTGTTCTTGTTTTTGAACTCAAATCAAAAAATTGAAGTTCCATCAAAAGCACTTGATAGTGCAAAAAAAACGGTTCTAGCAACCTATTACCACAGAAAGTTTGAAGGTCACCGCACTACAAGCGGCACAAAATATCGATATAAAAAGCTTACCGCTGCGCACCGTACACTTCCTTTTGGAACGATGGTTACGGTAACCAATCCAAGCAACGGAAAATCTGTAATTGTTAAGGTTAATGATAGAGGGCCATTCACTAAAAAGTTGGCTATAGATCTGTCAGAAAGTGCTGCAAAACAGATTGGTATCTACAATAAAGGAATTGCCAAAGTTAACTTAAGTTATACACTTGAGTAATACTCTTTTTAGTGCTATTTTACACCTTATTTACAGTCGAAATTTAAGTTATTAACACTTATTTTGATTTCGTAAACCCTTAAAAAGAAATGATTAGCTTTTTTTTCAATCGAAAATGATATTTAGTTGATTGTTTTTCCAACACAAATTTACCGAGTGTTAACAACTTTGGTTCACGATAAACTCCTCTGTTCTCTATATTTGTTTAACAAAGTTCTTTAACTTCTTGCGCTTGAAAACAAATGTAAAAGCTTAATTTTTAGTGATTTAAACCATCATCTCCGATTGGTATTAATTGTCCCGCTAAAAAATACAGCTGTTTGCCAAGCGACGAGGTTAGCACTTTCACAACAGCGTTTTGATAAAAGGCAATACATCATCATATTAAAATGATGGTGCGTGATTTTGTCGGCTGGTAAAATTGAAGATTAAAAAAACATCAGTATATGGAACAGGAATTATTACTGCAAGAAAACAAGGATCGATTTGTACTGTTGCCGATCAAATATCCGGCAATTTGGGAAATGTATAAAAAAACCGAAGCTAGTTTCTGGACGGCGGAAGAGATTGATCTTTCTGACGACCAAAAACACTGGGACAATTTAAATGATGGCGAAAGACATTTCATTTCTCACATACTAGCTTTCTTTTCTGCCAGTGATGGTATAGTAAATGAAAACCTTGCTGTAAACTTTATGAGCGAGGTGCAGTTACCTGAAGCACGTTGCTTTTATGGTTTCCAAATTATGATGGAAAACATCCATGCAGAAACCTACGCCCTACTTATTGATACCTACATTAAAGATCCGGAAGAAAAAGACCGCTTATTCCATGCCATCGATACTGTTCCTGCAGTAAAAAGAAAAGCTGAGTGGGCACTTCGTTGGATCGAAAACGGAACATTTGCCGAACGTTTAGTTGCATTTGCTGCGGTAGAAGGAATCTTCTTTAGCGGAAGTTTTTGTTCTATTTTCTGGTTAAAGAAACGTGGCTTAATGCCAGGATTAACCTTTAGTAATGAATTGATATCTCGCGATGAAGGTTCCCATTGCGAATTTGCATGTTTGTTATACAGCATGCTAAGCAACAAATTAAGCGAAGAACAAGTTCATGGCATTATTAGCGATGCGGTAGAAATTGAAAAAGAATTTATTACCGAAGCATTACCAGTAGCTTTAATCGGCATGAATGCAAAGTTAATGAGTCAATATATAGAATTTGTAGCTGATAGATGGTTACAAGAATTAGGCTACGAAAAAATTTACAATGCATCTAATCCTTTCGATTTTATGGAAATGATATCGCTGCAAGGTAAAACCAACTTCTTCGAAAAACGTGTAGGTGATTATCAGAAAAGTGGAGTGTTAACATCCGCTGATAATAACAAACAGGCGTTTTCTTTAGACGAAGACTTTTAAGGTTGAGGATTAAAAGGTAGAAGGCTTAAGGCTTGGATGCCTATAAAATAAATAAAAATATAAAACATGCCTTTAAAAGTCCTCCCCTTTGGGGAGGGTTGGGAGGGGCTTAAATCTCATAAAACATGTTCGTACACAAAAGAGATGGCCGCAAGGAAGCGGTGCAATTTGATAAAATAACTGCCCGCATTCAAAAGCTATGCTACGGTTTAAATTCAGACCTTGTAGATCCAATTGATGTAGCCAAAAAGGTTATTGAAGGTTTATATGATGGTGTAACAACCTCTGAGTTAGATAACCTTGCTGCAGAAACAGCAGCTTCGTTAACAACAAAACATCCTGATTATGCTTTGCTAGCATCTCGCATAGCAGTTTCTAACTTGCATAAAAATACCATTAAATCATTTTCAGGTACGATGAAAATGCTGCATGAATATTTTGATCCTAAGGCACAAAAATCTGCACCACTGATTGCGGATGATGTGATGGAAATCATCATTAAAAACGCAGATATTTTAGATAGTACGATTATCTATGACCGTGATTTTGGTTTCGATTACTTCGGTTTTAAAACTTTAGAAAAATCTTACCTTTTAAAGGTTAACGGTAAAATTGTAGAACGTCCGCAACACTTGTTTATGCGTGTGTCGGTTGGT is drawn from Pedobacter mucosus and contains these coding sequences:
- the dctA gene encoding C4-dicarboxylate transporter DctA, whose product is MKSILSNLTVQVIIAIAIGILVGAYFPGFAPSAKLISQGFINMISMLIAPIIFFTIVLGIAHMGDMKKVGRVGGKALLYFEIVSTAAIAIGLLVANILKPGEGMVAKAGDTTKIAGYAEQAKEMNWAEFFLHIIPHNVIGAFAEGNILQILFFAILFGYGLNKLGGDGTAVLNAFDKISKVLFNIMKVVMRLAPIGAFGGMAFSIGTHGLSSIFGMAKLMGSVYLTCFLFIFVILNGICRYYKFSLWQYLKFIRQEILIVLGTSSSESALPSMMQKMEAIGCDKSVVGLVIPTGYSFNLDGTAIYLAMSVIFLCQVFHVDLSIGQQLTILAILMVTSKGAAGVTGSGFIVLVSTLTALKIMPIEHISILIGVDRFMSEARAITNVIGNGIATIVIAKSENQFDEAKYLEAIKPIEN
- a CDS encoding methionine-R-sulfoxide reductase — its product is MNSILNKLILISTVALMSSLSACAQKQDKKAKETQSSEQIIPQKKMNWNPLTPEEERVIVNKGTEYPGTGKYEHTTEKGTYTCKRCDAALYRSESKFDAHCGWPAFDDEIKGAVKRIPDADGSRTEIVCSNCGAHLGHVFLGEGFTQKDARHCVNSISMNFVPDKK
- a CDS encoding DUF6624 domain-containing protein; its protein translation is MKKLIFLINFLIVGSFYAKAQQSYSSLIFLADSLYKAKNYQDANKNYISGFKLEHKNKIDLYNAGCAAALAGDQVTALKFLNLSVKQGWIDIDHLKKDSDLVSLHDLAGWKQVVSILQAKIDQMEASYNKEAKVALEEAYQTDQDIRIEFIAIRKKESNQSKKADSLYKLMIYHDSLNTITVTKILDKYGWLGEDKVGNKGNLTLFLVVQHASLETQQKYLPMLRMAAKKGRARLSSLALLEDRVALGEGKKQIYGSQLSSIPNNPNKYYLAPLLDPNNVDKRRAAMGMQPLADYIKAWDILWDIEEYKKQLPQYEEWAKGVKK
- a CDS encoding septal ring lytic transglycosylase RlpA family protein: MKCLLLLSSLFLFLNSNQKIEVPSKALDSAKKTVLATYYHRKFEGHRTTSGTKYRYKKLTAAHRTLPFGTMVTVTNPSNGKSVIVKVNDRGPFTKKLAIDLSESAAKQIGIYNKGIAKVNLSYTLE
- a CDS encoding ribonucleoside-diphosphate reductase small subunit; this translates as MEQELLLQENKDRFVLLPIKYPAIWEMYKKTEASFWTAEEIDLSDDQKHWDNLNDGERHFISHILAFFSASDGIVNENLAVNFMSEVQLPEARCFYGFQIMMENIHAETYALLIDTYIKDPEEKDRLFHAIDTVPAVKRKAEWALRWIENGTFAERLVAFAAVEGIFFSGSFCSIFWLKKRGLMPGLTFSNELISRDEGSHCEFACLLYSMLSNKLSEEQVHGIISDAVEIEKEFITEALPVALIGMNAKLMSQYIEFVADRWLQELGYEKIYNASNPFDFMEMISLQGKTNFFEKRVGDYQKSGVLTSADNNKQAFSLDEDF